In Cyclopterus lumpus isolate fCycLum1 chromosome 5, fCycLum1.pri, whole genome shotgun sequence, the genomic stretch AGAGTTGATACTTGTGGGTTTTAATGAGTGCAGCGCAGTGTTTTGTTCTTTCAAGTGAGGAGAAAAGAATGGGATATGGATAGCTCAGGGGTGTTGGCTAGTTAGACAGATGGTGTTCTTGCTATTaaacatttgattaattgtCTGTCaattatgaatacatgaaaatAAGAAGTTCTTGAAGgatcattaaaatacaaaaggCATGTACATTCCCTGACAAACTTAACTGAAGATGAATTGTATCAACTGTGATGATCCTCTAACCTTTCCTCTAGTGCCATCAGGTAAATGTTATATTACAATTCCAGTTGTAGCCACTTTaagcataaataaaaacaacattgtgttgTCTTGTCTTTGTTGAAACTATATTAACAGCACAGCTTCTCTACAACGACGGGGAATTTAACCACAAATCACAAGGAGCATAATTTACATCATTTGTGGATACGGGCAATCAGTTAAGTTACATTTGACTAATTACAGCAATTTACATTTCAGCTGGCTTATCTACAATTTAGAAACTaccaaaatgtatgttttggaTCTTAAATCTCTGTACCTTTATCTGTGCAGCCATGCCCCAATTTCCTGTTACACATGTGGAACACGTTTTTACACAGTGGAGAGGCTGTCCTGTTTGTCGTGAACACTCCCCAGTGAGAAACTGGAAATACAAGGCGATCCTATTTCATGTAACCTTTAGTTTTCAGAAAGACATAAAGCACTCAGATGGCAAACTGTTGTGTTCTCATGGAGTTTCATTACGTCATGTGTAGGCATTGTCTATCTACCTGTGTTCTGTTGTAACTAAATGAATGATTTAGTACTCTAGCTAAGACTTAACATTAGTGACACCAACTGCAAAAACAATTTTGAAGAAAACTTGGATAATAAGTAATATATCCTGGGGGGCTTGCCGAGTTGGTTAGCTGTACATATTCTTAGCAAAAAGGCAATCTACTTTTACTGAATGGTGTACACACAATTCATATAATTTCTCTCCTCGGGGTACAGACAACCATCACACAGCTGTTAGGCTGGAGGATGAATGAGTATCCACACAACAGTTTGAGTATTGTATTACACACGTTTCTCATCAGTTTCTCGTCGGTCTTCAATCTTTCttcagaaaataataaatagacttgtttctttctttcttgaaaaaaaacctgatttttttttttatgttttgtactGATCTGATTGTTGCACATACTGTACAGGTATATTTTCTACAAATAATCTAGGAATACCTTAAAGATGTATTGTTGATTTTGTaatgttaaaaatgtaacatgtaatgaACTACAAGTACCGGTACGTGATCCTGGAGGAAAAATGCttacttaaatacatttattttttacttaaataGATTTATTGATTCTTTGATACGTTAAAGGTTTGacgtaaagaaaaacaaatagatGTTTTCATAGCTTCATTTTAATATTAGAATtacatttacttttacattttagacAAATCCACACTATAATTCAGGGTAAAATTCACCAAATGTCAGGCTCCCTTTGTTTTGGGATAGggtgggatgaagaggaggtcaGATAACGTACATCTGTCGTCTGGAATGATTCAAGGATGAAAATGacccaaattattatttttgacagtCCAACAAATGAAGCAAatcagctttttgttttcacttctGATGGCAAGATGATAAGACCATAACTGCATATGCATTTATAAGCCAAGgatagaaacacagaaacatacaacaCATATATGAAGAaactgagacaaaaacaaagaaatgtaccCCTCTTTCAGCAGAAATATTTAGCATGGTAAAACCTTCAGCTGTTCGTATAAGTAGAGTCTACAACAGCAGCAATTCACTCGAGTCTCACTCGATGAGTTAGAGTACCTGCTGTTCCTCGTAGTTCCCGGATTTTCTCATGCTCAAGCATATTTGGCACTCAGTCGATTTGTAAATTGATATAATAGTCACAAAGTTCAGCCAATGTAACCTGTATGCattacacacaaatgtacagctCAGACCCGTACAAGTACATCACCCTCTGGTGGCGATCACACTCTTGTACCAGACAAAAACAActagataaaaaaataaaaacacataataataatcattttaataataaaaataataataataataataataataataataataataaagagatATTAGTTTGATACTTTCAGTATTTTGACAGATATCTATCTCATGGACAGGAAGTTGAGGTTTTACATTATGTCATTTGTGATGTTCTGTCATTTTGAAGATGATACAGAATCACTTAAGAGATGCTGATGATGACAAACCactgatgaagatgatgtgtAGGATTAAGGTGCACACTGTCGTTTTCTGCTCTTATTTTCACATTCTTCAGCACTATGAGAAGAAATGGCAGCTGATGAGGAATCATGGAGTGCACCGTAGCCACATGACATTATAATGACAAACACAATTGCAAtcttaaatcatatttaacattatatgCTACATAACATACTATGATTTAACACCTTTTCAGTCACACTGAGTTTGGCTATTTTCACTGCATCTCCTCAACCATTAaacagattattaaaataatgactCATGTAAtctcagaaaatgaaaactcaTTCAACTTCAATGACAACACTATCGGAAAAGTTTTCGgatattcactttcttgccaaAGAGTTCGATGAGACAGTTGATACAACTCTCCTTTGGTATTaattaaatgatcatttattttgtgcCAAATTATTTCATGCCAGTGACTTCCTTGAGTTTCTACTGTTTGCTAATTGTTGTCCCCTTCCCCTAACAACCacactttattgtttttacattgtgTTATAGATTAAACAAAGGATTTAACAGCTTTAGAGAGGCTGGTAGGCATATTTTGAGTCAGGCTAATCGTTTGCTCCCGATTCCattgtttatgctaagctaatcatcTGTGAGCTGTAGCCTTATATTAAGCACACAAACATGAGTGGCATCGATCTTTTTCTCTTACTCAGCAAGAAATGTGTTTCCTAAAATTGAAAAACCTTCCTTTAAACAGACAtaattgcaacaaaaaaacagtatgGTGTAAAACAATCACGAGTAGGCCCTTTTCTTTTAACTACAACTTAAGTATGAAACCACTTTGACGAAAGCCCATTCCAACTCTGTCACATTTCAAACTTTCTTCAGACGGtacttctatttatttattgttttcacaaCAGGCCTCCCTCTTAAACAGTAAAGGAAATGTTACTCCAGCTTGAAAATGAAAGGCACggtgagatttctttttttttaatggactaAATGGCGTTTCATGTttgtacagtaaacacagagcaAGCCCTTTTGTTAAACAACCCAttcaataaatacagtttgGGGAACTTACTGATAGGAGAAGTTACCTCGACCTCTGGCCCCTTGCCCTGCATGCAGAACCAATCGTACCTGTGAGCGCTGCGTTTTTCACAGACACCTGTGTGAATTACGCCTTGAGCATAAACACTAAAGGTGAAAACAACTTAACTTATGGCGTGGGAGCTGCCCTTCATTTGAACTCAAGTGCAATGAGAGCACATGAGCGTTTTTTGAAAAGCAATTATTGAACAcatctatttattttgattattaatcAGTAAACACAGTATGTGTTAATGATCACTGTTAACTAAGTTGGGTGGTGGTGAGGTTACTGCGTTATAACAAAGATTGTAACCACATTTCAACATggatatttttttcaaatgaccATAAAACCACATGTAACAATATTCTGAGAAATTAGATGAACCACTTTCTGATTCCTGTATGAAACATCGCCACTGGTTTGAAAAGATTAAtacaatgaaatgtaattaaagtatTTGCAATAGCCACCTACTGCATGGCACTGTTAATGTGAGTTTAAGCAAACACAGTGTTTGACAATCAAGAAAACAGGCTCTTTTTTTTACTATCATAGCTGAAATTGTACTATGAAGATTTAAAAGTAAGCATTGtgcctgaaataaaaaataagactGCTGATTCACAGAAGAACAGGCGATTAAATACACTAAGCCCACAGCTCTATAGACTACTATTTAAATTTCACACTTCACACATTGGTCTGAATTAGATTGACAAAAAAATGATTCACCCATTAttgcaaaaatgtaaacatcCTTTCAATGTATCATGACAATATCTTTGCAAATACAGTCAAAAATGTCCGCTAAAAGTTGGCCTGTTTGCTATAGAAgatacttatttttttaaatgtcatactAAAGTAGGACAATCaagtaaaaatacaaaccaTCAATTTTTGATTGTGGGTTTTTTAGAGCTTCTGTGTTGGGAATGTTCATCAGAAACTAAAACTCTTACATTATTGTTACCATCTAACCAGTAGCACTGAAATATTTCATTGATTAATTACTAAGTACCAATTTTCTTGCTTCTCTTTTTCATTGTAAATGGAATACTTTTTGGTTTTCAattgttggtcagacaaaacaagcaatttgaaggaTTTAACTTTAAGTTTAGGAAAATTGTGACAtaacattttatagactaaacaATTAACCAATTACTCCACCAAAAGATTACAAtatgaatcaataatgaaaaaactctaaataaaatgtatgcaatgtaaaataaaatatctataTAACATCGATCACAAACTTGAAGCTGTTTTTTTGCTCGATTGAATTTAAAGAAAGCATCTTTGATTTGCACATCATGTCCAACAGAAGCCAAAAAACCCTCCATATCAGAATTTGAGAATTTGTATTTGCGTACCTTATTGATCAACAGCTAAATGCCCCTGCCATCTGTAACTCTCGAACAATTGACCATCTTACGTCAGTTGAAAATATCACCTCGATATGAGCGCTCAACAAAAAGATGAAAGCATCAGTGGGCCTGTGCTTCCGTTACCTATCCTATCAGACAGCCAGTTTGTCAAGAAAACAATCACTGAAATGAAGTATTGGCCAAATTAAACATTCTCTGAAATGGTACATAAAAAATGTCTACTGCTCAGAAATAATCTCAGAAGAACACAACAATGCTACTTCTATTAGCAATTAAACATATGGTAAAAGATCTGACATCGCATAGGTTCAAATACACAGTTTCATTTTGACAAGTACCTGTAGCTTAAACCGGCTACTGTTAGTATGTACATATAGCAGCATAAAACCACCCTGGCTGTGAATATCAGACTACAAGATTACCATTCTTATATCTCGCTCCCAAATGGCTGTCAATGCGGATGAGGTGGAATGTGCCGTTATTTTATACTCAAAACGTTAGAATCTTCTGaaagtgtgtgtcctaaccgttATCACCTCATGCCTTTCTGTCCTATTGTTTTCTACAAATCCTAATGGCACGTTTGATTTTATTAATCATACAGTTTGCAAATATGTTTTGGCACTTCAATTATTAATacagtctttgtttttttctttcctttttaaaatataataaagcaCAGTAATAACAGTAATGCACCAGAGTCCAGTGACAATTTGAGGTGAAACTTTGGTCTCCATATTACCAACTGGATTACAAAACACTGGTCatcaaatggaaaacaaaaatattacaaTTTGAAATTaaagaattaataaataaatagataaatatctGACTACGATTGATAAATAGCCTCACAAAAATTGTCACTGCATGACTGTGTGACCAACTTTAAAAACAGATCATTCACAACTGATAACCAACAAATTATAGATTCAGCACTTTTTATGTGAGGTTATAGCTCAATGCCACTATTTGAGGTCTCCatcaaaacatgtaaataaatcctATCTATGATGCTGACTACAAATGTCTATGAAATATTTGGCCCCCTGCTTTTGGTAAAAAGGACACGGTCGAACCTGCGGCTCCAGTGGAGTGGAGACAAAGAGCATTTCAGTGTCCCAGGGTCAAAAGTGCAACGTGACAAGCGTAAACTGCGTGGACCTCCTGCAGGTCTGGGATGATGTGCAGTAGATGTGATCGAAGATGATATGCTACTTTTTCATTTGCTGCATGTGGATAGGAGAGAGCAAAGCTCGTTTAATCCATGTGTGCTACTTTTACCATCATTCAGTTTAGTTTACTTCTGCTAATATCACCATCTCTTCTGTTCATTTAATTCTTGGACTGGACGATACCATTCCCTAAAATATGATAAAATACAATTCCATAGGATTGTGTGCAAAATGCTCTACAGGCATATATTAACAAATAATGGTATCTTCTACCAGCCACAATACCAGACTTACAATGCTTGTGATGAGGTATGAATATTGGGCAGCATTTTGGAGGAACCATTAACCTTCCTTCATGTCAACAACTAGTCTACTTCTTCATTGGATTTGAGTAAAAAGCCACATTGATGTAGAATAACTAAATGATAGGAACAATAATATGTGTGAGTGGAGATGGGTTTATGAATTAAACGTTTCTGATACAGTATGGCAATGACAGCTTCCACTGAAAACAGAGTTCTCAGCTCTAAGTCATAGCTAAGCATAAAATctcacacgtgtatatatatatatatatatatatatatatatatatatatatatatatatatatacacacacatatacatacatatacacacatatctatGATTttatgcttatatatatataaatatatatatacagcaaACATATGTGCAGAAAACACTGCAAATCTAATAAATAACACAGAATAAAATGGCAAATTCTCTTCAGAGAtttctcatttccttttatACGCACAGATAGATTTCAGTAAGTTTCTAATTAGGTACCTGTACTGTATTAGTCAGCCCGACAgttgaatggatggatgacagTGAAGGGTCCAGTGTGCTAAGATGAGGATAAGCCTTCGTCTGTCTTCATCATTTCTTTTCAGTTTGAACACCGTTTACAGAGGCAGGTCTGTGCTGTTGTGGCGAGTCTTTCTGGAAGTCCCATCATCCATGGGCAGAGCTTTCTGCAGGTTGGACATGGCAGCGGTCTTCTTTAGGTCGATGACTGCGTAGCATTCACTGCGCCGGGGTGCCTGTGGGCCACATTTTTTGGGTGGTAGGCGCTGGTGCTGTGGCTGGGTCTGGGCACCCCCGCTGCTGAGGGCTTGGCAGGGTGGTTCTCCCTCTAGGTCCACCTGGATGTAATTCAGCTGCCGGGATGGAGGACTGTGGCCGTGCTCACAGCCTCCGACCCCTGACCTTGATCGTCTGCGGAAATCAAAGCTAAATATTTGCCCCCCTCTGTCTGGCTGACAGGGCCGTGGATGCGGGGGGCAGGCGTGTCGGAGCCGGGGCTGGACCTGCTCTGTGTTGACATAGTTCTGCAGGGCTTCTCTATGGATGCCCCGACCATCCTGGTGATACCCGTTGGGTGTCCCAGGGCCCTCTGAGAACTCATACTCATCaaagtcttcctcctcttcctcgtattcctcctcatcctgctcatcatcttcctcttcctgttcgtCGTCCCGCTGCAGAGCACTGTACTCCCACACCGGCGGCAAAGAGGGCAGGTTCTCGTAGTTAAGCAGAGCGGTCCGACGATGACCTCCAACCATGCCCCTCTCGCAGGCGTAGCCCTGCGTGGGTAGAGAAGACGGGCCAAGGGCGTGTGGGTGCAGGAGGGAATGGGTGTGACTGTCcccagtgctgctgctgctgcttgaacCCAGAGACTGCGACACGCTGCTGGGACTCAGCCGCTGCTTGCGGCCACTCCTCAGCCCGTTGATGTTCTCGTAGGTGAGTTCGCCACTCTGGCAGCTGCCCGGGTGCTCAAGGCCCGGGTGCCGATGCGCGTGGTGATGGAAATGGTGATAGGAGTGAGAGTTGCAGAGGTGCACAGAGGGCTCGTCCACCTCCGTCTCTGAGCCTGTTGCACCGTCTACTGGTTGAAGATTGTGAGGATTGTGCCcatgcctctccctctctctctccaggagaTGGCGTTGTGCCGGAGTTGGGCCAAGCATGAATTTGACCTCCTGCGAGGACGGCTGTAAGAACACCTGAGGATCATTATGCTCCTCCAGGGGACAGCACCGCAGGTTTGACGGGAGATTTCCTTGACCCCCGACAGGCATGGCTCCTCGTGTTGTTTCAGGGAAAGAGCCGGGCCGTACCTCAGGCAGGGAGTGCACACAGTGACGCATCGAGAGATCCCCCTCCATACTAACAGTATTTACATAGGTGTGGGTCTGTTGGGGATAACAAAAATAGAGTCACACTGTGAACTAGCACAGATACAGTGAACTGTAAGCAACATGAATCAGTCTTACCTGGTCGTCCAAACCCATGAGGCTATGTCCATGATCATCAGCAAGAGATGGTTGGGAGGAGTCTCCTCTGATTGGATAACCAGGGTATCCATTGGGAAAAGCCTGGACAGGGAACGCTGgagctgcaaacacacatttgtatgaCAATATGAATGCACAGGGAAATTAAATGCAAGATGGCTTTTTTGATCTGGTAGATCAACAAACATGCTCAGAGAAAATGATGTGTTATGAATCGTATCAACTATCAAGCTTTTATAGTAAAAAAAGGCACAGAGAAGTTGTCTTGAAGAAGTCTTCCAATCAATGTATTTTGTCATCTACACTCCAGTTCTTTTGTTTACAATTTATTGTAATTTCAAgaattattattcaaatgtttttttcttcataaatgtAGCCAAACCATGACATGGTTAAAAAGATTAATTGTGGCTACAgaaagttgaaaataaaaacaagtctctCAATTGAAACAATATAGGGTGTTTAATCCCCAAATATTTCCATCAGGTTGGTCACATATGCCAAGTGGCATCAATCATTCATTAACTTATTGCATACAGTCTCAGTTTCCATGCCAATCTTTTAACTGAAAAAATACTTTACTTCATTAACAATAATGATCATGTTctataaaagaaataataataaaatcaataattCTGACACCAATGTAATTGTAAATGACATCAGTCTACTAATTCTAGCCCGACTGTTTACACGCTTTACTTAGTTTTTTGTCTTAAGACTCTATTTAGATGCTCTGAATGCGACGGATCACATCAGTATAGCTTCCTGGCAATGGCTTTTGAGTCTCATTTTATAAACAAAATCTGAATTTGATACTGTTCCGGGTACGATTCAActtaatattcatttaaaataggTGAGCTTTGAGCCACAAGTTTTCAGCTGGATATGAGAAGCATAATAGCAACTTTTCACCCAGCCCTAACTAGCCATATGTGTATTTGGATACCTTTGTACCTGTGACTCAGAGTCTATTAATAACTCAAATAATCTTCCAAATGTACTGCTCTATTACTGCATGCAAGTTTTACAATGAATCTCAACTGTATAATTAGCTTttctttgcgtgtgtgtgtgtgtgtgtatatatatatctataggtGTATATATACACCTCAGAGATGATTATAtatagaagtgacttccaccAGGCTTGTTAGACAGGGTGTAGACCAGTGGAAGGCAGTGGCACCAGGCACCACCAGTATTTTTGTTGGGTCCCGCCACATATTGACGCGGCTGCTCGCGGCCGTGCTCAAGTTTGCCTGGAAAACGACGTCACTGCCGCCTACCCCCTCTCTCTACTGCTTGCACGCGTGCCAGAGCTCGGCAGGACTCTGGTTCGGAGTTTTCATGTGTTCTCCACGTGTGACCCAGGGTTGAATCCGGTGGCCCCAACCCAAATGtaaaaacctgtttttttttctttttgtgtgtgtgcgtgtgtgtgtgtgtgtgtgtgtgtgtgtgtgtgtgtgtgtgtgtgtgtgtgtgtgtgtgtgtgtgtgtgtgtgtgtgtgactcactgTTGGGAGTCTGTGGTGTGCGAGACATTTCCATCTCTGGTGTGTGACCACTGCGACTCATCATCATAGACTCTTCCACCACGTTGATGCTGTTACATTGCATCAGCTCCTGAAGCAGATTGAAGATCTCTTCTGCCCGGGAACACTTGAATGCAAAGATTCCTAATCAAACCGACAAATTAACAACATTGTTAGTTACAATTAgtccccccagccccccccccccaccgacaGCTCCCTTAACCATTATAGCACAACTACACATTAACACATAACACCACCCTTAAAAGGTCCTGTAGATAAAACTGAGGGGATGAATACTTCAAATGTATCATgatgttatttttcttgttaTCTTCAAAGTGAAGGATTACTTCTTCAGTTTTTCAGTAGGAATTTTTAGCGTTCTGGTATTGAAATGACAAATAAGCTTTTTGGGGGCCCCTGAGCTCTTGGGCCCCTGGACCTGGTAGGCCCATTCAGTAATCCACCCATGCTCCTCTCCAGTAACACTACATGGTAAACACGAGCGATGTGTAActcttgtgaaataaaaaatgtccctTCTCCGTGTTAGAGGAGCCCGTATATTCTGTTAGAACTGCTTATTCGATGGTTGAACAGCTTTGGAAAACCCTTCCTCCCACACCTTATGGACTTTACATTAGGGGGGATGTGTGCGACCATTTTCTGGAAGATTAAAAATCCGATATTCACACCGACTTCATGCAGTGATCGGCCAGCTGTGCAGAGATGAGGTAGGAGCCAGGTTTTTAACTTCTTTCTTAACTTCTTTTTATTCTTGACACAAGTATTACCTTCAAACTAAGCGAATGGTCAAATACAACATTATGAATGTCCTCCCAGAGGGACGGTCTAAAAATGTGCGGTTACTTCTGTATTTAAATCAGGTCTCACCTCTTCATGAAGACAGGCTTTCTCTACAAAACGTAGATGTGGTTGGACAAGTAGTTTTTAATTACCCGAGTATTACCCAACATAGTAGTAGAGTGTGACAGGAACGAGACCTCAAACTTGAAAATTGGTTTGCCTTTTTTGAGAATCTTTAAGCTTTTACATTTCTTAAAGGTAGTTGGTAACAAGTAGCTAAATTAGAATACTAAACGTTGTCACGCCAAACATTACTTTGCATTTACAACCTTGTTTTGTACACTTGTGCTCATAGCTTAGTTTCTTTATAGCACGAACGTTGGCTTTTCACTTCTGCCAATTGCATTTAAGCTACACAAATACATCCTCCCTGCAGCAATCTGTTGTACACAAAAGCCTGCTTTGTGCTCCTGCGGGTCAACGTCGCAGAACTCATGGTAAAGGTTGTGAAACAGGACAAGAGATTCAGACTTTTCATTGGGATGTTGTGagacactgtaatactgtgtCAGTCATCTTTCACTATGGCAAGCAGTTTTTGCACCAAATGCTCAGTTTTCACAGCAGTTACTTTGATTtgtcacagtaggaaaagcacaagtCTAACTACTAACATTAGTGCTTTGTTCTATAAAAGTGTGCCCGTAAGTCAGGACAGTGTGCCGTAGCTATATGGAATTTAGCCAACATCAATTTTAATATTCACTCCTGCTTTTCCTACTGTGGCATGTCGtaatattttcagtttttaaaaaacccAGTAAGCACCTTACAAATGGTTAACATGTAACAAGTAActagaaaatagaaaacatcATCATCGTGACTAGGGCTGGGCAATCTATTCTGGCATATTGATATTGTGAGACTAGATATCATCTTAGATTTTGGATATCGTAATGTAGTAAGTGTTATTTTTGTCTTAGTTAATTTTTCTCCATATTGCCCAGCTCTATTCATGACTCTGGCACTGAAGCAGAGAAACAGTTGCTCACCCTGCCCAGTCTGACAGCGACGACCGCTCTCAAAAGAAAACAGGTTGGAGTCGTAGCCGTAGCGGCGCAGGCAAAGATACGGCCACCGGATGGCGTCTCTCTTACGCGTGTGAAGAATGAGCTCGGTCTGGGTGAGCTCCATGATCCCAGAGCCCAGCTCGTTGCCCTCATCGTCCACATTGGTGACCtaggacagagagaagaaataTATGACATGGAAAAAAAGTGCATATTGTTGCCATACACTGTCAAATGCGTTAGTGTGGATATACAGGTGATTACCAGCCCAAAGatccaaataaatgtgttcaatTTAAAGTAAATGTGAGATTATTTACCTTAAATTTGGTGAGATGATTGTCTCGGATGGGGTCTCTGTACAGACAGCTCCAACAGCTCCCCATAGCTTCAGCAGGCCAGCTGAAACCTGTCATGGAAGCAAACATCATCACCCACTGCCATTAACAATATCAGCAATTTAATGTCAGTTATCCAACTTAGACAACACA encodes the following:
- the frs3 gene encoding fibroblast growth factor receptor substrate 2 isoform X2 translates to MGSCWSCLYRDPIRDNHLTKFKVTNVDDEGNELGSGIMELTQTELILHTRKRDAIRWPYLCLRRYGYDSNLFSFESGRRCQTGQGIFAFKCSRAEEIFNLLQELMQCNSINVVEESMMMSRSGHTPEMEMSRTPQTPNTPAFPVQAFPNGYPGYPIRGDSSQPSLADDHGHSLMGLDDQTHTYVNTVSMEGDLSMRHCVHSLPEVRPGSFPETTRGAMPVGGQGNLPSNLRCCPLEEHNDPQVFLQPSSQEVKFMLGPTPAQRHLLERERERHGHNPHNLQPVDGATGSETEVDEPSVHLCNSHSYHHFHHHAHRHPGLEHPGSCQSGELTYENINGLRSGRKQRLSPSSVSQSLGSSSSSSTGDSHTHSLLHPHALGPSSLPTQGYACERGMVGGHRRTALLNYENLPSLPPVWEYSALQRDDEQEEEDDEQDEEEYEEEEEDFDEYEFSEGPGTPNGYHQDGRGIHREALQNYVNTEQVQPRLRHACPPHPRPCQPDRGGQIFSFDFRRRSRSGVGGCEHGHSPPSRQLNYIQVDLEGEPPCQALSSGGAQTQPQHQRLPPKKCGPQAPRRSECYAVIDLKKTAAMSNLQKALPMDDGTSRKTRHNSTDLPL
- the frs3 gene encoding fibroblast growth factor receptor substrate 2 isoform X1, yielding MMFASMTGFSWPAEAMGSCWSCLYRDPIRDNHLTKFKVTNVDDEGNELGSGIMELTQTELILHTRKRDAIRWPYLCLRRYGYDSNLFSFESGRRCQTGQGIFAFKCSRAEEIFNLLQELMQCNSINVVEESMMMSRSGHTPEMEMSRTPQTPNTPAFPVQAFPNGYPGYPIRGDSSQPSLADDHGHSLMGLDDQTHTYVNTVSMEGDLSMRHCVHSLPEVRPGSFPETTRGAMPVGGQGNLPSNLRCCPLEEHNDPQVFLQPSSQEVKFMLGPTPAQRHLLERERERHGHNPHNLQPVDGATGSETEVDEPSVHLCNSHSYHHFHHHAHRHPGLEHPGSCQSGELTYENINGLRSGRKQRLSPSSVSQSLGSSSSSSTGDSHTHSLLHPHALGPSSLPTQGYACERGMVGGHRRTALLNYENLPSLPPVWEYSALQRDDEQEEEDDEQDEEEYEEEEEDFDEYEFSEGPGTPNGYHQDGRGIHREALQNYVNTEQVQPRLRHACPPHPRPCQPDRGGQIFSFDFRRRSRSGVGGCEHGHSPPSRQLNYIQVDLEGEPPCQALSSGGAQTQPQHQRLPPKKCGPQAPRRSECYAVIDLKKTAAMSNLQKALPMDDGTSRKTRHNSTDLPL